Proteins encoded within one genomic window of Flavobacterium gilvum:
- a CDS encoding glutamate synthase subunit beta, which produces MGKVTGFKEFERQDESYTAVQERVGHYKEFTVPLSDAEITKQGSRCMDCGIPFCHSGCPLGNLIPDFNHMVHQGEWQKASWILHSTNNFPEFTGRLCPAPCEKACVLGIINEPISIENIEKNIVERAFAEGWIKPQPPKTRTGKTIAVVGSGPAGLAAAQQLNRAGHTVTVFERDNAIGGLLRYGIPNFKLEKEIIDRRIAILEAEGITFKINTNVGVNYDINDLKAFDSIVLCGGATQRRSLPTPGADADGVVQAMDFLTQQTKVVFGEKIEDQVLATGKDVIVIGGGDTGSDCVGTSNRQGAKSVTNFEIMPKPPVGRSETTPWPFWPLQLKTSSSHKEGVVRNWLINTKEFIKDANGKLTALKTVNVEWKIVPGKAPQLIEIEGSEKIWPCDLALLALGFTGPEKTLAEQLGLETDFRSNYKAEYGKYQTNVPNIFTAGDMRRGQSLIVWAISEGREAARQVDLYLMGTTNLPTKEGGDLPGV; this is translated from the coding sequence ATGGGAAAAGTAACAGGTTTTAAAGAATTCGAAAGACAAGATGAATCATACACAGCAGTACAAGAGCGTGTAGGACATTATAAAGAATTTACAGTTCCTTTGAGTGATGCTGAAATTACAAAACAAGGATCTCGTTGCATGGATTGTGGTATTCCATTTTGCCACAGTGGATGTCCGTTAGGGAATTTAATCCCCGATTTCAACCACATGGTACACCAAGGTGAATGGCAAAAAGCTTCTTGGATATTACATTCAACGAATAACTTCCCTGAATTTACAGGGCGCTTATGTCCTGCGCCATGCGAGAAAGCATGTGTATTGGGAATCATCAACGAGCCAATTTCTATTGAAAATATAGAAAAAAATATTGTGGAACGTGCCTTTGCAGAAGGATGGATTAAACCACAACCACCAAAAACAAGAACTGGAAAAACTATTGCTGTTGTTGGTTCAGGACCTGCTGGTTTAGCAGCCGCGCAACAATTAAACAGAGCAGGACACACTGTTACTGTTTTTGAAAGAGACAATGCAATTGGTGGATTATTACGTTACGGAATTCCTAATTTCAAATTGGAAAAAGAAATTATCGACAGACGTATTGCCATTCTTGAAGCGGAAGGAATTACTTTCAAAATAAATACTAATGTTGGTGTAAACTATGATATCAACGATTTAAAAGCATTTGATTCTATTGTCCTTTGTGGTGGAGCTACTCAAAGAAGAAGCTTACCAACCCCTGGTGCTGATGCGGATGGTGTAGTTCAGGCAATGGATTTCTTAACGCAACAAACTAAAGTTGTTTTTGGAGAAAAAATTGAAGATCAAGTTTTAGCTACTGGAAAAGATGTAATCGTGATTGGTGGTGGAGATACAGGTTCTGACTGTGTAGGAACATCAAACCGTCAAGGTGCAAAATCGGTGACAAACTTCGAAATTATGCCAAAACCACCAGTTGGAAGAAGCGAAACAACTCCTTGGCCTTTCTGGCCTTTACAGTTAAAAACTTCTTCTTCTCACAAAGAAGGTGTTGTAAGAAACTGGTTAATCAATACCAAAGAATTCATCAAAGATGCCAATGGTAAATTAACAGCTCTTAAAACTGTAAATGTAGAGTGGAAAATTGTTCCTGGAAAGGCTCCTCAATTAATCGAAATTGAAGGTTCTGAAAAAATATGGCCTTGTGACTTGGCTTTATTAGCACTAGGATTTACAGGTCCAGAAAAAACTTTGGCAGAACAATTGGGTCTTGAAACAGATTTTAGAAGCAATTATAAAGCTGAATATGGTAAATACCAAACAAATGTTCCAAACATATTTACCGCTGGAGATATGAGAAGAGGTCAATCATTAATTGTTTGGGCTATCTCTGAAGGTCGCGAGGCCGCCAGACAAGTAGATTTGTACTTAATGGGAACTACAAACCTTCCTACTAAAGAAGGTGGAGATTTACCAGGAGTATAA
- the gltB gene encoding glutamate synthase large subunit, producing MRIKEQGLYLPEFEHENCGAGFICNLKGEKTNQIIHDALEILVKLEHRGGVSADGKTGDGAGLLIDIPHEYFNRVCDFKLPAAREYAVGMVFLPKNQNQYVYCKDIFEKEIKAQGLSVLGWREVPVDSTQLGEIAAASEPTIEQIFVGKPEAIDIDEATFKAKLYAARKITEHTIANSKISQSSYFYVPSLSTTTLIYKGIIMPEDIGPYYTDLQQTDLVTRLALVHQRFSTNTMPTWELSQPFRYMCQNGEINTLRGNVSRMRVREEIMKSDVFGSQIEKLFPIILPGKSDSASMDMVVELLTHTGRSLPEVMMMMIPEAWEKHKTMSEERKAFYEYNACIMEPWDGPASVPFSDGDYVGALLDRNGLRPSRYTVTKSGKLIMASEIGVVNIDPEDVESHGRLEPGKMFLVDMNEGRIINDEEIKSKIVSERPYQEWLKQYRLNLRDVPTTNKVCPIETIDLKTRERLFNYTLEDIQDMITPMAQDGKEALGSMGTDTPLAVLSDRPQLIPNYFKQLFAQVTNPPLDGIREEIVTDIALNLGQDRNIFDISSKQCRKLRIQNPVISNDDLEKIRNIDIDNFKAETIEILYTKSKGLNGLENALEDIIVQITKAVDRGTNIIILSDRGVNKEFAPIPALLACSYVNHQMNRLRKRSYFDIIIESAEPREPHHFATLFGYGASAINPYMVNEIIRVQAQEGFITGISEQKAVDNFNKAIGSGILKIMNKIGISTLHSYRGSQIFEIVGFNSKFVEKYFPYTASRIEGIGLYEIEKEISERYNYAYPDVLIPNRLGLNIGGEYRWRRNGERHMFNPTTIAKLQQAVRLSDQASYDVYAKTVNDQAESLMTIRGLFEFDNLDPIPLDEVEPWTAIVKRFKTGAMSYGSISREAHENLAIAMNRIGGKSNSGEGGEDRTRFQPDVNGDSRNSAIKQVASGRFGVTSHYLTNAKEIQIKMAQGAKPGEGGQLPGDKVLPWIAAARNSTPFVGLISPPPHHDIYSIEDLAQLIFDLKNANREARINVKLVSEVGVGTIAAGVAKAKADVVLIAGYDGGTGASPLTSLKHAGLPWELGLAEAQQTLVLNNLRSRIVVECDGQLKTGRDVAIAALLGAEEFGFATAPLVASGCIMMRKCHLNTCPVGIATQDKELRKNFKGTPEHVINFFYYVAEELRDIMAQLGFRTLEEMIGQTHKINSNKAITHYKAKGLDLSSILHRPDQYKYMTVRNTEKQDHGLDDVMDFQILKDSHRALYRKEKTTLEYPIKNTDRSVGAIVSNEISKIYGHLGLPEDTLNVNFTGSAGQSFGAFSAHGLTFTVEGNTNDYLGKGLSGAKLIIKKPAKATFVASENIIVGNVCLFGAIEGEAFINGIAGERFAVRNSGATAVVEGVGDHGCEYMTGGKVVVLGRTGRNFAAGMSGGIAYIYDPENKFTNGLCNTESIDFEKVEGTEADELKNLIERHVAYTDSTKGSELLNDWEASLENFVKVMPTEYKKALKRLETEVQMVEELTA from the coding sequence ATGAGAATTAAAGAACAAGGCCTTTATTTGCCAGAATTCGAGCATGAAAACTGTGGAGCTGGTTTTATCTGCAACCTTAAAGGTGAGAAAACAAATCAAATTATTCACGACGCATTAGAAATTCTAGTAAAACTAGAGCACCGTGGTGGTGTAAGTGCTGACGGAAAAACGGGAGATGGAGCTGGACTTTTGATTGACATTCCCCATGAGTACTTCAATAGAGTTTGTGATTTCAAATTACCTGCTGCACGTGAATATGCTGTTGGGATGGTATTTTTGCCTAAAAATCAAAATCAATATGTTTATTGTAAAGACATATTTGAAAAAGAAATTAAAGCGCAAGGACTTTCTGTTTTAGGATGGAGAGAAGTTCCTGTAGATTCTACGCAACTAGGTGAAATTGCCGCTGCTTCAGAACCTACTATCGAACAAATTTTTGTTGGAAAACCAGAAGCTATTGACATTGACGAAGCTACATTTAAAGCTAAGCTATATGCTGCCCGTAAAATAACTGAGCACACTATTGCGAATTCTAAAATATCGCAAAGCTCTTATTTTTACGTACCTAGTTTATCTACTACTACCTTAATATATAAAGGTATTATCATGCCCGAAGATATTGGGCCATATTATACTGACTTGCAACAAACGGATTTAGTAACTCGTTTAGCGTTAGTACACCAACGTTTCTCTACTAATACAATGCCTACTTGGGAATTATCTCAACCTTTTAGATACATGTGTCAAAATGGTGAAATCAACACTTTGAGAGGTAACGTAAGCAGAATGCGTGTTCGTGAAGAAATCATGAAAAGTGATGTCTTTGGGTCACAAATTGAGAAATTATTCCCGATTATTTTACCAGGAAAATCGGATTCAGCTTCTATGGATATGGTGGTTGAATTATTGACACACACCGGAAGATCATTGCCTGAAGTAATGATGATGATGATTCCTGAAGCATGGGAAAAACACAAAACCATGTCTGAAGAAAGAAAAGCATTCTACGAATACAATGCTTGCATCATGGAGCCATGGGATGGACCAGCTTCTGTACCTTTCTCAGATGGTGATTACGTAGGAGCTTTATTAGACCGTAATGGTTTGAGACCTTCTCGTTATACTGTAACCAAGAGTGGTAAATTAATTATGGCATCAGAAATTGGTGTTGTAAACATCGATCCAGAAGACGTAGAAAGCCACGGTAGATTGGAGCCAGGAAAAATGTTCCTTGTAGACATGAACGAAGGACGTATCATCAATGACGAGGAAATCAAAAGCAAAATTGTTTCTGAAAGACCTTACCAAGAATGGTTAAAACAATACCGTTTGAACCTAAGAGATGTTCCTACTACGAATAAGGTTTGTCCTATTGAAACTATCGATTTAAAAACAAGAGAGCGTTTATTTAATTATACATTAGAGGATATTCAAGATATGATTACCCCTATGGCCCAGGATGGAAAAGAAGCTCTTGGTTCAATGGGTACCGACACTCCTCTTGCTGTATTATCTGACAGACCTCAATTGATCCCTAACTATTTCAAACAATTATTCGCACAAGTTACCAATCCTCCTTTGGATGGTATTCGTGAAGAAATTGTTACTGATATTGCTCTGAATTTAGGACAAGACAGAAATATTTTTGATATTTCAAGCAAACAATGCAGAAAATTAAGAATTCAAAATCCGGTTATTTCTAACGATGACTTAGAAAAAATCAGAAATATCGATATCGATAATTTCAAAGCAGAAACTATTGAAATCCTTTATACTAAAAGCAAAGGTTTAAATGGTTTAGAAAATGCATTAGAAGATATCATTGTTCAAATCACTAAAGCAGTAGACAGAGGAACAAACATCATTATCTTATCGGATAGAGGTGTAAATAAAGAATTTGCTCCTATCCCTGCTTTACTAGCTTGTTCTTATGTCAACCACCAAATGAACCGTTTGCGCAAGCGTTCTTATTTTGATATCATTATCGAATCAGCAGAGCCACGCGAACCACATCATTTTGCAACATTATTCGGATACGGTGCCAGTGCAATCAACCCTTATATGGTTAACGAAATCATTCGTGTTCAGGCACAAGAAGGTTTCATCACTGGAATTAGCGAGCAAAAAGCGGTTGACAACTTCAACAAAGCAATTGGTTCTGGTATTTTAAAAATCATGAACAAAATTGGAATCTCTACTTTACACTCGTACAGAGGTTCTCAAATTTTCGAAATTGTTGGTTTCAACTCTAAATTCGTTGAAAAATACTTCCCTTACACCGCTTCAAGAATTGAAGGTATCGGATTGTACGAAATTGAAAAAGAAATTAGCGAAAGATATAACTACGCATACCCAGATGTACTAATTCCTAATCGTTTAGGATTAAACATTGGAGGAGAATACAGATGGAGACGTAATGGGGAAAGACACATGTTCAACCCTACTACTATTGCAAAATTGCAACAAGCTGTACGTTTAAGCGATCAGGCTAGTTATGATGTATATGCTAAAACAGTAAATGATCAGGCTGAAAGTTTAATGACTATCCGTGGTTTATTTGAATTTGACAACTTAGACCCAATTCCATTAGACGAAGTAGAACCTTGGACTGCTATTGTAAAACGTTTCAAAACGGGTGCAATGTCTTACGGATCTATTTCTAGAGAAGCACACGAGAATTTGGCGATTGCAATGAACCGTATTGGAGGAAAATCCAATTCAGGTGAAGGTGGAGAAGACAGAACTCGTTTCCAGCCAGATGTAAATGGTGACAGTCGTAACTCGGCTATCAAACAGGTAGCTTCTGGACGTTTTGGAGTAACTTCTCACTACTTGACAAACGCAAAAGAGATTCAGATTAAAATGGCTCAGGGTGCAAAACCTGGAGAAGGTGGACAATTGCCTGGTGATAAAGTATTGCCATGGATTGCAGCGGCTCGTAACTCAACTCCTTTCGTAGGATTGATTTCACCTCCACCACACCACGATATCTATTCAATTGAAGATTTGGCTCAATTAATCTTCGATTTGAAAAATGCTAACAGAGAAGCACGTATCAACGTGAAGTTGGTTTCTGAAGTTGGTGTTGGAACAATTGCTGCGGGTGTTGCCAAAGCAAAAGCTGACGTCGTATTAATCGCCGGTTATGATGGTGGTACAGGAGCTTCTCCATTAACATCATTGAAACACGCAGGTCTTCCTTGGGAACTTGGATTGGCCGAGGCACAACAAACTTTGGTATTAAACAACTTAAGAAGCCGTATCGTTGTAGAATGTGACGGACAATTAAAAACGGGTCGTGACGTAGCTATAGCTGCTTTATTAGGTGCCGAAGAATTTGGTTTTGCTACTGCTCCATTAGTTGCTTCGGGTTGTATCATGATGCGTAAATGTCACTTGAATACTTGCCCTGTAGGTATTGCAACTCAAGACAAAGAATTACGTAAAAACTTCAAAGGAACACCTGAACACGTAATTAACTTCTTCTACTATGTTGCAGAAGAGTTAAGAGATATCATGGCGCAACTTGGATTCAGAACTCTGGAAGAAATGATTGGTCAAACACACAAAATCAATTCTAACAAAGCAATTACACACTATAAAGCCAAAGGATTAGATTTATCTTCTATCCTACACAGACCGGATCAATACAAATACATGACCGTTCGTAACACGGAGAAACAAGATCATGGATTGGATGACGTAATGGATTTCCAAATCTTAAAAGATTCTCACCGTGCTTTATACAGAAAAGAAAAAACAACTTTAGAATATCCTATTAAAAATACCGACCGTTCTGTGGGAGCTATTGTTAGTAACGAAATTTCTAAAATATACGGACACTTAGGTTTACCAGAAGACACCTTGAATGTTAATTTCACAGGTTCTGCCGGACAAAGTTTCGGGGCATTCAGTGCGCATGGATTGACTTTTACTGTTGAAGGAAATACAAATGATTATTTAGGAAAAGGATTATCCGGAGCCAAATTAATCATCAAGAAACCAGCTAAAGCAACTTTTGTTGCCTCTGAAAACATCATTGTTGGTAACGTTTGTTTATTTGGAGCCATCGAAGGAGAAGCTTTCATCAACGGTATTGCAGGAGAACGTTTTGCAGTTCGTAACTCAGGAGCCACAGCAGTAGTTGAAGGTGTAGGAGATCACGGTTGTGAATACATGACTGGTGGAAAAGTAGTTGTCCTAGGTAGAACAGGAAGAAACTTTGCTGCAGGTATGAGCGGTGGTATCGCTTATATTTACGATCCTGAAAACAAATTCACAAATGGCTTATGTAACACTGAATCTATCGATTTTGAAAAAGTGGAAGGAACAGAAGCTGATGAATTGAAAAATTTAATAGAAAGACACGTTGCGTACACAGACAGTACAAAAGGTAGCGAATTATTAAATGATTGGGAAGCAAGCCTAGAAAATTTTGTAAAAGTAATGCCTACAGAATACAAAAAAGCATTAAAGCGTTTGGAAACTGAGGTTCAAATGGTAGAAGAATTAACAGCATAA
- the sucC gene encoding ADP-forming succinate--CoA ligase subunit beta, with protein sequence MNIHEYQGKEILASYGVRIQRGIVANSPVEAVAAAKQLTAETGTSWYVVKAQIHAGGRGKGGGVKLAKGLDKVEGIASEIIGMQLITPQTSAEGKKVHKVLIAEDVYYPGESETSEFYVSVLLNRATGRNMIMYSTEGGMDIEEVAEHTPHLIFTEEIDPAVGLQGFQARRIAFNLGLSGNAFKEMVKFIDSLYNAYIGSDASMFEINPVLKTSDDKILAVDAKVNIDDNALYRQKKYADMRDIREENPIEVEAKEVGLNYVDLDGTVGCMVNGAGLAMATMDLIKYAGFEPANFLDVGGTADAKRVETAFRIILKDPNVKAILINIFGGIVRCDRVAQGVVDAYKNMGDAIKVPIIVRLQGTNAEIAKELIDNSGMPILSAVQFQEAADQVQAALS encoded by the coding sequence ATGAACATACACGAATATCAAGGAAAAGAAATTTTAGCTAGCTATGGAGTTCGCATTCAACGAGGAATCGTTGCTAATAGCCCAGTAGAAGCGGTAGCCGCTGCAAAACAATTAACTGCCGAAACCGGTACAAGCTGGTATGTTGTAAAAGCGCAGATACACGCAGGTGGTCGTGGAAAAGGAGGCGGAGTTAAACTTGCAAAAGGTCTTGACAAAGTTGAAGGAATTGCGAGCGAAATAATCGGAATGCAATTGATTACTCCTCAAACTTCTGCTGAAGGAAAAAAAGTTCACAAAGTTTTAATTGCTGAGGATGTTTATTATCCAGGTGAAAGTGAAACTTCTGAGTTTTATGTTTCTGTTCTTTTGAATAGAGCTACAGGTCGTAACATGATTATGTATTCTACTGAAGGTGGAATGGATATCGAAGAAGTAGCTGAACACACACCTCATTTGATTTTTACAGAAGAAATCGATCCGGCTGTAGGATTACAAGGTTTCCAAGCAAGAAGAATTGCTTTTAACTTAGGTCTTTCTGGAAATGCTTTCAAAGAAATGGTTAAATTCATCGACTCTTTATATAATGCATATATTGGTTCTGATGCTTCTATGTTTGAAATCAACCCGGTTTTGAAAACTTCGGATGATAAAATTTTGGCGGTAGACGCTAAAGTAAATATCGATGATAATGCTTTGTACAGACAAAAGAAATATGCTGATATGCGTGATATTCGTGAGGAAAATCCAATCGAAGTTGAAGCAAAAGAAGTAGGATTGAACTATGTAGATCTTGACGGTACTGTAGGTTGTATGGTAAACGGAGCTGGTCTTGCAATGGCAACTATGGATTTGATTAAGTATGCTGGTTTTGAACCTGCAAACTTCCTTGACGTAGGAGGAACTGCCGATGCAAAACGTGTTGAAACCGCTTTCCGTATCATCTTGAAAGATCCAAACGTAAAAGCAATTTTGATCAATATCTTTGGAGGAATCGTCCGTTGTGACCGTGTTGCTCAAGGTGTTGTTGATGCATACAAAAACATGGGAGATGCAATAAAAGTGCCAATCATTGTTCGTTTGCAAGGAACTAATGCTGAGATTGCAAAAGAATTAATTGATAATTCTGGAATGCCAATCTTATCTGCAGTACAATTCCAAGAAGCTGCTGATCAAGTTCAAGCTGCACTTTCTTAA
- a CDS encoding protein adenylyltransferase SelO, with protein sequence MKLHIQNNFITELPADPNEINIPRQVEKACFSYVTPKQPSNPSLIHASAEVANMVGLSQEDILSVDFLNVFSGNAVYPDTRPYALSYAGHQFGNWAGQLGDGRAINLTEVVHNDTLFTLQLKGAGPTPYSRTADGFAVLRSSIREHLCAEAMHYLGVPTTRSLSLMLSGDPVLRDILYNGNPAYEKGAIVCRVAPSFIRFGNFELFASRNDLVTLKLLADYTIKHHFPEIKSEDKQKYVDFFQTVSQTTLDMIIHWQRVGFVHGVMNTDNMSIHGITIDYGPYGWLEDYDSGWTPNTTDRQHKRYRFGNQPNIALWNLYQLANAMFPLVNDAKPLEEILNDFGTNYKVGYLNMMRNKLGFKTTKEEDAVLIESLTELLQLAETDMTIFFRNLATILKTDSAQIAFDKIKESFYNEKGLDESALNNWQTWLGYYIDRINGETLSDDERKELMDTVNPKYVLRNYMAQLCIDAADKGDYSLLNELNELLKKPYDEQPENQKWFAKRPDWARDKVGCSMLSCSS encoded by the coding sequence ATGAAACTTCATATTCAAAATAATTTCATTACTGAATTGCCAGCTGATCCCAATGAAATCAATATTCCAAGGCAGGTCGAGAAAGCTTGTTTTTCCTACGTAACACCGAAACAGCCCTCCAATCCGTCTTTGATTCATGCTTCGGCTGAAGTGGCAAATATGGTGGGATTGTCGCAGGAGGACATTCTTTCGGTTGATTTTTTAAATGTTTTTTCGGGAAATGCCGTTTATCCTGATACAAGACCTTATGCTTTGAGTTATGCCGGACATCAGTTTGGTAACTGGGCAGGGCAATTGGGTGACGGACGCGCTATTAATTTAACTGAAGTCGTTCATAATGATACGTTATTTACATTGCAATTGAAAGGGGCAGGACCTACACCATATTCCCGAACTGCCGATGGTTTTGCAGTGTTGCGTTCCTCGATTCGAGAACATTTATGTGCCGAAGCGATGCATTATCTAGGTGTCCCAACTACTCGTTCACTTTCATTAATGCTGTCTGGCGATCCCGTTTTACGTGATATTCTTTATAACGGAAACCCGGCTTATGAAAAAGGAGCGATTGTTTGTAGAGTAGCGCCATCGTTTATTCGCTTTGGAAATTTTGAATTGTTTGCGTCCAGAAATGATCTTGTTACGCTTAAATTATTGGCAGATTATACCATTAAACATCATTTTCCGGAAATTAAAAGTGAAGACAAACAAAAATATGTTGACTTTTTTCAAACGGTGAGCCAAACGACTCTTGATATGATTATTCATTGGCAAAGGGTAGGTTTTGTTCACGGAGTCATGAATACCGATAATATGTCTATTCACGGAATTACAATTGATTATGGTCCTTACGGATGGCTGGAAGATTATGATTCTGGTTGGACACCTAATACAACAGACAGACAGCATAAAAGATACCGTTTTGGAAATCAACCCAATATTGCGCTTTGGAATTTATATCAATTGGCAAATGCTATGTTTCCTTTGGTTAATGATGCCAAACCTTTGGAAGAAATTCTCAATGATTTTGGTACTAATTATAAAGTGGGCTATTTGAATATGATGCGAAATAAACTTGGTTTTAAGACAACGAAGGAAGAAGATGCTGTTTTGATAGAAAGTTTGACCGAATTGCTTCAATTGGCAGAAACCGATATGACTATTTTCTTTAGAAATTTAGCTACTATTTTAAAAACGGATTCGGCTCAAATTGCTTTTGATAAAATAAAAGAATCTTTTTATAATGAAAAAGGTCTTGATGAATCTGCTTTGAATAATTGGCAGACATGGCTCGGGTATTATATTGACCGAATTAATGGAGAAACTCTTTCAGATGACGAAAGAAAAGAACTGATGGATACGGTAAATCCTAAATATGTTTTGCGAAATTATATGGCGCAATTGTGTATTGACGCTGCCGACAAAGGAGATTATTCTTTATTGAATGAATTGAATGAATTGCTGAAAAAACCTTATGATGAACAGCCTGAGAATCAAAAATGGTTTGCCAAAAGACCTGATTGGGCAAGGGACAAAGTGGGTTGTTCTATGTTAAGTTGTAGTTCGTAA
- a CDS encoding DUF1456 family protein — protein sequence MTNNDIFKKLRVALMLRDDQIVEILELVDFRISKSELGAFFRDEKHPNYMECGDQVLRNFLNGLVIHLRGTKENPKNPNEVIAKHKAQIPAKEGDSKRPEFKPKAKDPEKSRGDQAPGKSDGAAKKPAKKKFPKGNGKQSVVEKVKFNFGKNKKS from the coding sequence ATGACAAATAACGATATATTCAAAAAACTTCGAGTAGCCTTGATGTTACGAGATGACCAAATAGTAGAAATTTTAGAATTGGTAGATTTTAGAATTTCAAAATCAGAATTGGGCGCTTTTTTCCGCGACGAGAAACACCCAAATTACATGGAATGTGGCGATCAGGTTTTACGTAATTTCCTTAACGGATTGGTGATTCATTTGAGAGGAACCAAAGAAAATCCTAAAAATCCAAATGAGGTTATTGCCAAACACAAAGCTCAAATCCCTGCAAAAGAAGGTGATTCTAAAAGACCTGAATTCAAACCAAAAGCAAAAGACCCAGAAAAATCAAGAGGTGATCAAGCACCAGGTAAATCTGATGGAGCAGCAAAAAAACCTGCCAAAAAGAAATTCCCAAAAGGAAACGGAAAGCAGTCTGTCGTCGAAAAAGTAAAATTCAATTTTGGCAAAAACAAAAAATCCTAA
- a CDS encoding thioredoxin-like domain-containing protein, whose amino-acid sequence MKKIILSLMLFFGLMSTQAQSGYDIRINLKNCKDTIAYLAYYQFDKLYISDTCKKVVNGNIVFKGKKNLDKGVYFLLSQEKGNYFDFIVDEQSQKQQIISDKTNLVTNLKAVNSKQNENFFSYIRFISAKNKEYDSFKKSVKEQKRADSTAVLTKEFKVLNESIQENDSKYIAENKGNYLSEIINLKTEKVAKEVPKASNGRPDSIFVYHYFKKHFWDGVNFQDDAMMRNPFFANKIKQYFNSVVVQHPDSICAEIDRMMMKTKQGTKMNMLLLAYFTSTYEIPKIMGMDKVFVYMVDNYFKTGKAKGVYDDSVIKLIINRGNTLAPLQLGKTAPDLYMIDIPGHDKIAKMGFDTAKTSEEITKIYYDNKSEIEKNYVTLSSIKADYLVLLFWDIDCGHCQKEVPKILEMYHDFLKEKKDVKVFGVYTQNEFDKYKKYISDNKVDWINVYDGVHINNLKDKYDVVTTPVIYILDKNKVIKAKGIGSESIKSIIGQMEKEYAKK is encoded by the coding sequence ATGAAAAAAATCATACTAAGTTTAATGTTGTTTTTTGGGCTAATGTCGACTCAGGCTCAGTCAGGATATGATATTAGAATTAATTTAAAAAATTGCAAAGATACTATAGCCTATTTGGCCTATTATCAATTTGACAAACTGTACATTTCTGATACTTGCAAAAAAGTAGTCAACGGAAATATTGTTTTCAAGGGGAAAAAGAATTTAGACAAAGGTGTTTATTTTCTGCTAAGTCAGGAAAAAGGAAATTATTTTGACTTCATTGTTGATGAGCAATCTCAAAAACAGCAGATTATTTCGGATAAAACCAATTTGGTTACAAATCTCAAAGCGGTTAATTCAAAACAGAACGAAAATTTTTTTAGCTATATTCGTTTTATTTCGGCAAAAAACAAGGAATATGATAGTTTTAAAAAATCTGTGAAAGAGCAGAAAAGAGCTGATTCTACAGCTGTTTTGACCAAGGAATTTAAAGTCTTGAATGAATCCATTCAGGAAAATGATTCAAAATACATTGCCGAAAACAAAGGGAATTATCTTTCTGAAATTATCAATTTAAAGACTGAAAAAGTAGCCAAGGAAGTTCCCAAAGCTTCTAATGGAAGACCGGACAGCATTTTTGTTTATCATTATTTCAAAAAACATTTTTGGGATGGAGTTAATTTTCAGGATGATGCCATGATGCGCAATCCTTTTTTTGCCAATAAAATAAAACAATATTTTAATTCGGTTGTGGTGCAGCATCCCGATTCTATTTGTGCCGAAATAGATAGGATGATGATGAAAACCAAGCAAGGGACTAAGATGAATATGCTTTTATTGGCTTATTTTACTTCAACTTATGAGATTCCAAAAATAATGGGAATGGACAAAGTTTTTGTATATATGGTTGATAATTACTTTAAAACGGGAAAAGCCAAGGGTGTTTATGATGACAGCGTAATCAAACTTATTATCAATAGAGGTAATACTTTGGCACCACTGCAACTCGGAAAAACGGCGCCAGATTTATATATGATAGACATTCCAGGTCATGATAAAATTGCCAAAATGGGGTTTGATACAGCCAAAACTAGTGAAGAAATTACCAAAATTTATTATGATAATAAATCGGAAATTGAGAAAAATTACGTGACTTTATCCAGCATAAAAGCGGACTATCTTGTGCTCCTCTTTTGGGATATAGATTGCGGTCATTGCCAAAAAGAAGTACCTAAAATTCTGGAAATGTATCATGATTTTCTAAAAGAAAAGAAAGATGTAAAAGTTTTTGGGGTTTACACACAAAATGAATTTGACAAATACAAAAAATACATTAGTGATAATAAAGTCGATTGGATTAATGTTTATGATGGTGTTCACATCAACAATCTGAAGGATAAATACGATGTTGTGACAACGCCAGTGATTTATATTCTCGATAAAAATAAAGTCATAAAGGCTAAAGGAATTGGCTCAGAATCTATAAAAAGCATTATTGGACAAATGGAAAAAGAGTACGCTAAGAAATAG